From a single Silene latifolia isolate original U9 population chromosome 6, ASM4854445v1, whole genome shotgun sequence genomic region:
- the LOC141588155 gene encoding protein FAR1-RELATED SEQUENCE 1-like, whose translation MEQQCYNQRFLDAASDSTLPQVSSKTMIEKHASKIYTHTVFYEFQEQVQMAPCSCAVRGFSEQGNMHIISVEDAYRKHRIFQVAHNNESKETTCTCKMFERKGILFFF comes from the exons ATGGAACAGCAATGCTATAATCAGAGATTTCTTGATGCTGCAAGTGACAGCACGTTGCCACAGGTTTCTTCTAAGACAATGATTGAGAAACATGCctctaaaatctacacacatactGTTTTCTATGAGTTCCAAGAGCAAGTGCAAATGGCTCCTTGTTCGTGTGCCGTTAGGGGATTTTCTGAGCAAGGAAACATGCACATTATAAGTGTTGAAGATGCCTACAGGAAGCATAGAATATTTCAG GTTGCTCACAATAACGAATCAAAGGAAACAACATGTACGTGCAAGATGTTTGAGAGGAAAGGAATCctgttttttttttga